The genome window TCCATAGTAGTTAAATCTGAAATGATATTATCTAAGAAGTTGATTGGTATGCACAGTTTCAGGAATCACAGACCAAAATTGTAGATGAAAAAAATCTGTCACCATCAGAAGAACGGAAAGAGACCTGTCATTGTCATTGACAGTGAACCCTACTGTATAGGCACATGTTGATGCGTATCCAAAAAGTCATGTTAAAATTCGCAATTTAGATGTTCCAACATTAATCTCCATACCTGGTGTCTTCATAAACAATGAAATAACTCAAAGTCATAATAATTTGGATCCAATGTTGCTGACTTATAAAATCCAAGTTTCATGTCTGGATAGCTTTAAATATCTATACCAAAATGACATTATTAAATAGAATATCGAACACAAGCATATAGCCTGTccaacttgctaaatcttctgttTCCTTGTTACACAAGCAAAGCGAGTAAAAATGGGTGATGGAAGGGATAAAACTAGTAAAAATGCACGATTAAAGGGGTACTAATAGTAGTAAGATGGGGCTGCACGAGAGGTGGTCTAAATTGCACCTAGAATACAAATGGATATAGGTTCATAAGTAGAATGTAGAAATGCAGACAAAGTTAAATTGCAGCTGGAAGCTCCTATATTAGTTTCAGAAAATACCAAAAGCAAGTGCCAGACAAGATGATTTACCCTACAGATAATCATTCTTAACCCACAAACAAATCAACATATAGCATCAACCAAGATAACGGAAATAAGTAAATCTCAATATATTTCAGAGCACCTCAGCAGATGTTGAATGGGTCACCTCCCTCTCAGCATCAAAATGGCTGCTCAATCTCCTGAAGAGAGAAAAATTAGTATGCAAGCAACTGATAGAAAAGGAACAAAAACAAGTTATTGGGAATCACCTTGGCTTGTCATTTTTTGCTAAATGTTTTGACATTATTGAAGCCTGCATGGAAATGCAAATGGGTGTCAATGAAATCCTGGCTAGAACAACATTAGTAGAAGTAGAAAAAACAAATTTTAGATTTAGATATGGCACATTCTATTTCAGAAAACCATAATGTTATATGTCTCCTATTACACAACTGAAGCATTTAATACACATCCTACAAGCTCTAAAAGTTACATGCAAATTCACTAATGGCCATATATGTTACTTGAAACAACAAAACACGCAAAATGCATAAGCTTTCTCGCAGTTGAGAACAAGGTGAAGCAGAATCACATAAGACTGCAATATGAATCTTCTCCTGCAAAATAGTTCATGCTGAATATAGGGGCAAATTATACATAAATTTGCCGACGTTGAAGATTCACCGATCTACAATTAACACACAAGGTAATTGTATGAAAGTAAGTCTTGACCTGCTCTTGAATAATGCTTCTAGCTTCAACAAGTTGAGCCTCAAGCTCAAGTTCCCTTTCAGTTGCTTCACAggtcaattccgctcctttttgtgcATCTTGCAACTGTACCATCCTTGactgtatcaaaataaataagtaaacaaataaataaagtaGCTAATGTGAAAAACCAAGCAATCTAATTATAatgtaaaaaagaaaactataaagtGAAGGGAATGGTCATCATGTGCTTAGTTGAGAACCAATGAATAATACCTTTATTGAAGCCATCTTGGTACGCAAACTCTCTTCTATCTGATCTCTGGCCATGTGAAAAGGTAGATCAAAGACATCCTGCCAGAAAACGTTGCATAAGGAAGTTACCTAGGAGAAGCCTGCTCTTTGCCCTCATTCCCATTCTCTAACAACTGACAATTTTGGAGGTTCAGAAAGAAAGATAATTATCTATCACCCTACCGTTCTGCCACCCAAAGGGGATTGCGGAGAGTCAGCATCCTGTCTTTCATTCACAGTAGAGGTTTGTTGTGATAGACCACTTGGAGCATTTAGAAAGTCACGCATATCCATCTAACAATACAAAAAAATAGTTAAGCATTTTTTTGTCCAGATTTATGTCGAACAAGCATAAAAATAATGATAACATTTAAGTATGGTTTTTGAAGTAGTGATAGAAAAGATACCACTTTCTATGacatttcaaagaaaaaaaaaacaatgaacTCCTCCTTAAGAGAATCTTTTTTGGCCTAAGGTAAATGAAAGATAGTATATTACAAAAAAATAGAACATTAAGAAAAGAGAGGCACATTCGAGCGGTCCATTATGTCATGCTCATGGATTGCAAACTCAAAATTAACCAGCTGCTATGAGCATTTTGCACCAGTGCAGTAGTGGACCAAGTCAGAGACCTCTTTGTGCAGGACCTTCATACATCGGattacatatataggattattaCAGAACTACATCATTTTGGGCCAGTTTTGGTGACAATGGACCAGTTCTTCAGTAGTCATTTGACCAGTTTAAGATAATATATGTTGGTCGAGATCGATCAAGAATCAAGATAATTAAAGGTCAAGTCTCAACCTCCACTTACCATAAGACTAGGTATGCACAGTGATGAGAAGAAATAGAAGAGGAGAGAAACACCATGGTATATGCACTGCAGAGGAGAAGACTGGAAAAGAATACATGGGCCCTGATTATACATTCTTATCAATGGACGTAGTATTAGCACAGTATatataatagttcatcaaatagaCCTCAAgtgttatataaaaaaaattatccgaGTAAGAACTCAATTAAacagaaaatataattttatggCTACAATTTTCAAACCTGCATAGAACGTAACAAAGCCCGCAGATCAGAATTCTCTGCCATCAGCTCTTGCTTCTTCACCTCATATGCATCAACCTATAGATGTTCAGAGTATTATAATACTAATAGAATGAGACACTTCAAcaattttctaataaaaaaaccAACATTAGATATCTACATGTTTAAATAAaagcaatgatatttttcttactatCATCTTATAGAAATCGTTGTCAGCCTTCTTTCCATTCCATGTCCCACGTTGACGCCCTTCTTTCTGGTAACAGTGATATTAAATTCATTTAGATGGACAAGTTCCATAAGGTGGAGGTGTTTGTGATGATCTGAAACAGCAAAGACTCATATGGAAAGCAAATAAACAATATATTGTGCAGAGAAAGGTTTTCTCATCTAGATCTAGCCAGAGCATACAATGATTTCTAAGAAAATTGGATAGAGCAGGGACTACCAGAAGAATGTCTACGTTGCATGTTTAAGCTTTTTAAGTACCTGCAAAAGGTTCATAATCTCCATTCCTGACCGAGATTCCTTCTTTTTCTCCATCAGCACTTGGTTCAGTCTCTCCTACAAAAAAACAAATAGTCCTAAGGTTAGCAAGATGCATTTTGGACATATCACTCCGTGACTGATAATACACTTCTgtggagaaagaaaaagaaaagaaacaaaaagaagtacCATAATGGGAATCATAGTACCTGCAGCTTTATGTattccttttccttcttcttcattTCATGTATTTGTTGTGTGCGCACTTGCTTATGAAAGAAAAGGTAGAGTTAGATGTCATGGTTATCCAACAAAAGAAAGtgtaataaaaaaaaggaatgtgTTTCCCCAAAAAAGATGAAAAAggatacacaaaacatcatctaaAGGTAATTCCACCTGATTTCCAATGACCATTTTTTGGTATTCATCTCGTTCCTGCTGCAGCTTGTCAATCTGAGCCTTCAAACTTGCTGTTTTTTTAGCCTcctaatcatgaaaattttttataGTTTCAGTAATATACCGGATAAAAGAATTGACAGTCACAGGCAATCTCTAAATCACATTTGAGGGGTGATATTTAACAAACATGTTTCACAAACCGTTCGTGTTAAAGTAGCTAGCTCTCGATCTTTTGCAGCTAATTGTGCCTCAAGCCTCTCGACTTTTGCCTCTAATCTTGAAATATCAGATTGCAGTCTGCAGCACAGAAAAGCAAATTATGGCACCTAAGAAATAGGACATGAACTATCCATTGAACAACTAACTACCACTTCTTTTTGAGAAAAGAACCGAGCATAACTTGGCAGCAATTTCTTAGAGATATCAGCAAGTTATTGCCATGGCAGATTCAAAGCATAAAAAAAGGCCATAATATCAATGCAAACACATGGTAGAAAAGGCCAATTCTTTGGCACATTTGATAGGACAGAATGtgctaaaaatatattattcaagAGCAACAAAATGAACAGAATTTCAGCTCATTACTTGGGAATATCTTTTCTAATTTCTGGTCACACTTGACTACGAACAAAATAATTGGATATGAAAACCATGGTCCGCCTTATCGGTCCGTACCGATGCACTGATCGATCATCAGTACGACACGTATTGAACCATACTGACATACCGACATATGATACGATAGGATATAATGATAAACCAGTATGTACCATCCATACCAATCCCCTGTCGGATTGGTACATACCACCAGTATCGGGTGGTACAACTCGGTACAGCGAACCTTGATGAAAGCTACCAAACATTGGATGAACCAAGTAAAATCCATTTACTCCATAACTCAAGCACCAAGTTTTCTCGATTGGTGACTCTGTCAAAATTCACAGATCCTCTGAAGGTCACTCAAACATAACACTTCAAGGCTTCTATTAAGTTTCTGAAATTTCAGTTGTACGGATAAAAAATCTTTACGGACTGACGACTGGAAATTCCATTTATAGCTACACAGCAAACTCACTAAATTCCTGTTTCTAGCTCTTAGAATAAGTAAAAGACAAGCAGAAACAAGAAACATTCCTTGCACACTATTAATTGAGAAGGATGACATTCCACGTCTTGTAAGGACAAGTCACtgtgaaattatatatcaaacgTATTCACCTTTGTCTCTGCTCATTGGAGGCATCCCTGAACTCGATGTCCCGCTGCCTCTGTTGTAGCAGAGAATGAATACAGTTGCAGGTCCTTGCAATCGAGACCTAGCGCCAAGAATTTATTTCTATCATATAAATCGGACGTAAACTAGCGACTAAAGGACGAAATATTTCGAAAATTGAGCAAGTAGGTTATCGAGAGTAGGATGGAAATAGAACGCACGGGATCCGTAGCAAAGAGATCAAGGGACGCGGGGAATCCAAAGGTCACCAGCGTCTGGTTAAGGTACTTGGCGCAATGCTCCAGGTTTCCCGCATCGGCGAAGGCGTACTCCCTGCAAGATGAAATCAGAACCCTAGGTCAAGGGATCAGGAGAGCAGTCCAGGGGAGAGATCGGCTCACCGGATCCCGAATGGGGGCGCCGCAGATGCCTGCATTGGCGAAAAAATAGGTTCAAATGCCCGCAGAAAAAGAAgacgacggaggaggaggaggagaaggagagaggggaTCACGCGAGGGCTTTACCCCGAGATCGAACTCGGACCGAGTCCCTGCCATGATGGGATTCGGGAACTTCCTTTCACTTTTGTCGGGGAAGGGCGCGAGAAGGGAAATTTTGGACTCGTCTCGGGTTTCGTCACCGCCGTGCCGAGATTTCGAATGGGTGTCAGCGATGTAAAAGACGTTCGGGCGCGTCCTACACGAGGGACGATGCTAACGTGCGCCAGGGAAGTGCGGGCCGAATACTCGACAAGGGACGACGCTAACATGCGCCAGGGAGGTCCGGAGTCCTAAACGGGTGGCGACTGCTAACGTGAACTCCGAAAAGGAAGTACGTTACGAGGGGCCGCCGCCAGAAGAGGATTATGATCAGCTTAATCCTCTTACGAAGAATCAACATCTTTCTCATAACTGCAATAATAAGATATTAGAGCTAATTATAAATTAGCTGTAGTTAGCTATGTTtagtattttgattcttatagactaatgaaaatatttaaaaaatatatttttattattttttgaattattaATTTCATACAAACTTTTCGTAAGCGTCAGACGGAAACTTTCGCCGGTTCCCTCCCCTTCGGCTGCACTACGGATGGTAGACCAGGGCGCCGCCTCGAATCGCTGCCGCATCATCCCCGCCCTGGCCGACTGCGGCCTCGTCGTCCGCCCTGATGGACTCCACTGAGGCTTACATCTTCGACGCTGGAGGAAGGGATGGCTGGGTTCTGCATTCCTCTGAGAGTTATGGTGACTGGGCTAAGAGGAATAGGTTTCAGGTTGCTGACACCATTGGTATGTGCCGACCGATCATCTATAGTTGTTGATATATAGTGCTTTGAGCTTTGCATGGTGTTGTGCAGTGTTCAAGTACGAGAAGGGGGAGGACTCTGTTCTGGTGGTGAGCAAGCAGGATTATGATGCATACGACGTGAGCAAACCGATCCAGAAGCTCGACGGAGGCGATTCCGTGTTCAAGTTCGATCGGTCGGGGCCGTTCTACTTCATCAGCGGCACGCCTGGGAACTGCCAACGAGGGCAgaagctggtggtggtggtggtcatgGCTGTGAGGCACTGTCCGCCgatctcttctcctccttccctccCTCTGTCGCCACCTCCTGTTTCTTCCCCTGCCTCGCCCCCACCCCCATTTCCGGAACCCATCATCCAACCCAACACCATCCTTAATGGTCCCTTAGCGTTTACAGATGTATGCTGCAGTCGAGGGAAAGATACTTCAAGGACTCTTCCCATAGACAACGACCAGCATTCCTCGGTCGGCACATATCAATGGTGTCTGAAACCTATTCCTGTCAGCCCAGTCACCATAACTCTCGGAGGGATGCAGCATCCAGCCATCCCTTCTCCAGCGTAGAAGATGTAAGCACCAGCGGAGTCCATTAGGGCGGACGACGAGGTCGCAGCCGGCCAGTGCGGGGATGACGGGGCGACGCTTCGAGGCGAATTGAggttaaatattttgtttttgtaaatatataaatcttaatacTACTTTTAATAATATTAGAATCGGAATATTAAGCATagttaattatataaaataatctataattaacctaaGAAATTATATCTCGACTTTACTACATCATTATGGATAATAACGAGAATAAATCAATTGATCGCTATTACTTAACTATCCACCACTTATTATATGTATCAATACGGCTAAATaatataaagatatatcatgaaataatatgaatacaatgataaaattcatttggcTTCGGCACCATTAATACTATCATGCCTTCTCTATGTTTGTTGATGCTGATATTCTAGCTGGTCCCATAAATTCCGTTCGCATTTATGTATCTAAGTGCGAAAAGTCAACGATATAAATCGATGAATTGGATACATGTTTGAATTCAGAAGAGGATTTatgtgggtgggtgggtgggaaTCGAAAGTCTGTCTCATGCATAAACCAGTTGGTGTATAAATAAaatggattaattatatattatccaataattatattaatttggtattatattcttatatttaaaaattttatattgaaattttgataattatgaaagtgaaacatctatctTCATGCCATCAATATACCTCGATGAAAGTATGAAAACAATAGtcaaaaaagtaattttaatattttaattatattttcggTAATGATGAATGATAACATCGTTGGGGGTCGTGGATGGTTATTGTGGATGAGAAGAAAAAGTAACGGTAAGAGATGACataaaggaagagaagaaaaaggtcgATGTAAACGCTTTACATTCATGTCAATATCGATACAAATGCCGAGCAATCATTTCATACACTTTGCATCTATTGTCGAGTGATATTAACACATATGTCTGAGTAATGTTGTCCTTCCTCGCATCATTGTCAGTATTGATGCAGATGCCAAGTGGCGCTTTGCATCAGTTTCTATATCAGCGTCAATGTAATTGTCCACAGACGTCGATGCATAGTGTTGATATCTACATCgtcttattttttctatcattttaTCTCATCTCTCATCGTCACTCTTTCTCCTCGTCTATAATCACTTATAACCCCCAGTAGCATCGTCGTCTACCAATATAAAAAACATAACTATGATACTAAAATCATCATTTTGTCTATTATTTTTATGCTCTTGTCGACATGTTCTACAGCATTAGGGTAAATAACGTTTAAGTAAATGGGAgtgaatatttcactttcataaattatagatattttaatataaattttataagccGAGTGATATACTAAAAATATCTAATTACAAAAGTGACAATATATAATTAACTATCATATTATAATCAACAAAACTATAAATAATAAAGAGGGTATGATATGATGTCAAAATATTCAATCTTATTATACATCTCTCATGCACAAGCATGACCTAATATCTCTACTTTCCAAGAGCAAAATAAATCAGATTAGACCAAGAAAGTCTAGAAAAACGGAGATGTGATGGATTCAGTATAACTACGCAAATGCTTCTCTTAAATCCACTTTGTGTTAGGATAATAACGCAAACTATTACTCgttaacataaaagaaaaaaccATCCATCATTAAAGTAAAACACTTAAACCATAAAAATATCGAATCTGATGTTAAAGAACATTTTGGATCTGTTCAGCTTAATTTTTGGAAATGATCAGTTCAGAACATTTTGAATCTAAGGTTAAAATGGGTAAATAATTAAAACCTAAAACGAAAATACGAAAATAGAAGGAAAGATGAAATTATATTTGGAGGAGGAAAATTTAAAGCTGAGGTAAAAACTCACTTCTATTAGATTAATCATAATAAAACAAATAAATgtattcatatttttttattcatcttaTTAATGGGTTattagattgagagaaaaattttAATCTCTTAACTTCTTTTATATTACctaataatcataatcagaatccaatcatatttataatatatcttatatataGCTGTTTAATAACCCCTCGGACCTCGCAAAGCTAATTGCATTCTTCAACGGGCGTTGTCATTTTTGAGTTTGACTAGTTTTGATTAGAAAAGGGGGTgagtaaaattttttttcttttttggtaaaAAATAATAGGAATTGACCAAAGGATGAGAATGAAATCGCCATATTTGACTTCAACATTTTATTATTGGTCGATACTGTTGTTTGCGTTCCTTGTCGACTTGACCAGCGGGAGGAAGTCAAAAGCAGCCATAAGGTGGCTGATGCAGCGGAGATTTACTTATCGGCCAAAACAGGGTTAGTTGTGCGCAGACCACAGATTGCTTGGTCGTGGTTTGGACCGATCCCACGTCGTGGGATGTGCGCTGACCATTCGTCGAGCACGCCATGTGCGGCGGATGACGAAGGGCAAAGGTCACCGGTGACCAAGCGACCGCCACGAAGCCGGCGCGCGACCTCCTGATCTCGGGCACGAGCTTTAAAGCAACGCCGCTGCGTCTCACACGAGCAAGTGCGGATGAGCCACGTGCAAAACGCCATCGGACGCGACGGACGTGGTTGTCCGCTCTccaatcattttatttttgttgGGGGTAGGTTAGGAATTTTGTCTACTTCGCGGTGCTTTCCACCGGCGCCACAATGCCCCCCGGAGGGCGAGGGGTAGGTGGGGAGTCGAGGAGGTGAAGGCCGTCGTTATAAGCACTGCCCTCTCTCGATCCGTCGCTTCCACCCCACCAATCCTTCGctgctctctccctctctctccccaACGCtcccacacagagagagagagagagacttggaGGACTCCGCTTCGGATTTCTCGCTCGATCCACCACCATGCAGACGGGAACAGGGAAGCCGTCGCCGATCGATCTGTTGTCGGCCATCCTCGAGGGATCACTCCGAGGAGACGGGTTCCCGCCGGGGGCTGGTGCCGCGGCGATGATCGGGGAGGACCGGCAGATCCTGATGATCGTCAGCACCTCGGTCGCCGTGCTCGTCGGGTGCGCGTTGATCTTCTTCCTGCGGCGATCGGGCGGCAAGAAGAAGCTCGTGGAACCGCCGAAACCGCTGGCGGTGAGGGTCCGACCGGCGGCGGAGGCAGACGACGGGAAGAAGAAGGTCAGCGTCTTCTTTGGTACGCAGACCGGGACGTCCGAGGGGTTCGCTAAGGTTAGGATTTGGTTTCCGACAACTCGATTTGAAAATGTTTTCATCTTTCGTTTTACTTATCTTCCCTTGCCTTCTCTTCCATATCAGGCGCTGGTGGACGAAGCGACAGCCCGATACAATAATGCATCGTTTAAAGTCGTTGATTTGGTTTGGACCTTACTCCCTACTATTGAGACAATTCCAGAATTAATGTGCGTGTTTGATCTTTCATAACTTGATATTGACGATCAGCTCATAATTATAGGACGAATATGCTGCTGACGATGATGAATACGAGGAGAAGATGAAAAAAGAGACCTTAGCTTTGTTCTTCGTGGCCACGTAAGTTGAGACTATTTACCTGTTGGATGTGAATTCGCCCTTATTTTGGTTGACCAATCCTCGTTCTTCTGTTACAGATACGGAGATGGGGAGCCAACCGATAATGCTGCCCGGTTCTACAAATGGTTTACAGAGGTTGGGGAACAGACCAATTTCTGCACGAAGTTAATCTTTGTCCCCATAGTGATATTTGGTTGTGGGTTCCTGATATGGTCATGGATTGTTGGTTGATTACAGGGGAAAGAGAGAGGACACTGGCTAAAAGATCTTCAGTTTGCTGTGTTCGGGCTGGGCAACCGGCAATATGAGCATTTCAATAAGGTTCGGTTGTGATTAAATTGTAGTGTATCATCTTTTTTGTGCAAATATCTTGGCTGACATGTTTTTTGCAATATATTCTTGCAACAAAAAGGTCGCTAAGGTGGTTGATGAGATGCTCTCTGACCAAGGTATATACTTTTGACCAGTCATGTGTGTTTCCTCAGTTGAATTCATCTTATTCTGTGTTTTGCTTACTTGATTAATAGACTTTTTGTTTGTTTTTGTCCGTTACTTGATATTTGTTCTGATGCTCATCATTCCGGTGCACCTAATGTTGTCGATGATTAACTTAATAGTAACTTGCTCCTTTTGAAACTAATTTTTGACCGTAAAAGATGTCTAGCCTGTGATCATGTGCATATTGATTTGTCATTGTCAGTCATTAGAGCTACTAAATAAAGTTCTAGGTATCTGAATTTAGCTGGCAGTTGTGCAGGAGGTATTAATTTTTCTTATGATGGGCACTTGCTAAATTACTCTGTTTGCCGAATGTTGACATGTTTTTCTATGTTGATGTTAGCATCACATATTTTATTTACAACCAATAACTACTTTCTGTTTAGCtctaaaatatatatgtatgcatattttttatttttttgttgtcaAATATAAAAGGGGAAGCTGGTAGGTGTGTATGAGTGACCATGATCTAAAGTTGTTTGCTTTTGAACGCTTTGGTAAAAGTTTTAAACTGTCTATCCCTCATGGTAACGCACAAGGTTTGGAGTCGTTGCCGTCAACATGCTGTTACAATTTAGATGAATATATTATCATTTGTCATCACCATTGTCTCCTCTTGGCAGCTATCATGACAAATTTAGATGCAATACGATGGATTCTATGTAATGTCATCTTTGTTGATCAAATATAAGTTTTTTATTTGACATTACTGTACATGTTCAGAAACCACCTTTGTTTTTTAGTTTATAACTGGAGCATAACTATTGACTCAGAGCATTTTCTTCAAATTaaatattctatttttttttatcctaTGATGGTCTTTTGGTCAGCATTTGCTTATTTTCTCATTGTTTTCTGTTATATTATTCTTTCTTTATAGCTTTAACTATTTCAATGTTTTAATGGATTATAATGGTTTTCGGACTCATTTAAAGGGCAGTGCCATTCTTTTTGTCATTAATGACATCCCAGTTGTCATTTCAGTGCatgataaatatacatataccttTTACTCAATTATGGAACTGAAAGCTGATGTTGCTCgggttttcttcttttctctcttgctaTAGGTGGGAAGCGTATTATCCCATTGGGGCTGGGAGATGATGATCGATGTATCGAGGATGACTTCACTGCATGGTATGATGTATTGGCAAAATCTTATGCTGATTCATCATATTTTTAACCCTTGGCTGTAGTCCTGAGATTCCCCACACCTCCAAAAATATCAttatatctctcttttgttatactTCTTAGTTCATTGTTTGCTTTCTAACACTGGAGATGCATTTCCACATTTCCAGGAGGGAACTTCTCTGGCCAGAGTTGGATCAGTTGCTTCGGGATGAAAATGATGTTTCGGGTGCAAGTACTCCTTACACAGCTGCTATTCCTGAATACAGGGTTGTCTTTATCAAGACTGAAGATGCTTCGTACCTGGACAAGAGTTGGAATCTTGCAAATGGCCATTCTGTTCATGATATGCAACATCCATGCAGGTAGAGAtgcttttatttacaagttcaatgtAGCAACACCAGGACCAACTAACCGATGGAAAGCATAACTGACACATGGTTTTTCAAGGTCTAATGTGGCTGTGCGGCGGGAGCTTCATACGCCTGCTTCGGATCGGTCCTGCACACATTTGGAGTTTGACATTGCTGGAACTGGTCTAAGGTAAGTTTATTTCTAGTTGGTACGCTGTGTGAAGCATTGCTTCTCATTGGTTTCTGTACAGTTATATGCAAGGGTTTTGTGTGATTTGCGTAATATATTTGATGTGCTAATTTACATGGTTAAACATTAATAAACTTGTATTACTATTCTGTTATGTTGTTTGTCCAAGCATcttgttaaaaaagaaaaagcttAAGTTCTTCTGCTCAGTTGTCTGAAGCATCAGTTAATGGATGTTAATACAGTTGCCACATGATTCATTAAACTAGAATTAAATTGGAAAGTAttgtttaatttttaaaattcaggTAGAGACTGGTAGAAGAACGGCAGTGCTTTTTTAATTACTTGGCTAGTCCTTTTCTGTTAGTTGCTTGATGGTTTTAAGTACCTTTAAAGAACTGATCTCAATTTTGCTAAATGAACATGCATGTTTCCTAGTCATATTAATTTCACATTTTTTATAATTGCACTGAAAAATATGAATTATCCTCTGGTCTGCTCCTTTGTGATGAATATTAGTTTTAACTGAGTAACTGAATCAATTAAAGTGGTGAATTTGCTAGTTTAATATTAACCAAAATTTCTGGTTTGATTTTGGCTGACCATTATGGAAAACATCCTTTTCATTAGGTATGAAACAGGAGACCATGTCGGTGTATTCACTGAGAATTGTATTGAGACTGTAGAGGAGGCTGAAAGGTTGTTGGGGTATTCACCAGACACATATTTCTCAATTCATGCTGACAAGGAGGATGGCACCCCACTTGGACGAGCATCCTTATCACCTCCGTTCCCATC of Musa acuminata AAA Group cultivar baxijiao chromosome BXJ1-7, Cavendish_Baxijiao_AAA, whole genome shotgun sequence contains these proteins:
- the LOC135678311 gene encoding uncharacterized protein LOC135678311 isoform X2; this encodes MAGTRSEFDLGASAAPPFGIREYAFADAGNLEHCAKYLNQTLVTFGFPASLDLFATDPVSIARTCNCIHSLLQQRQRDIEFRDASNEQRQRLQSDISRLEAKVERLEAQLAAKDRELATLTRTEAKKTASLKAQIDKLQQERDEYQKMVIGNQQVRTQQIHEMKKKEKEYIKLQERLNQVLMEKKKESRSGMEIMNLLQKEGRQRGTWNGKKADNDFYKMIVDAYEVKKQELMAENSDLRALLRSMQMDMRDFLNAPSGLSQQTSTVNERQDADSPQSPLGGRTDVFDLPFHMARDQIEESLRTKMASIKSRMVQLQDAQKGAELTCEATERELELEAQLVEARSIIQEQASIMSKHLAKNDKPRRLSSHFDAEREVTHSTSAEVL
- the LOC135678311 gene encoding uncharacterized protein LOC135678311 isoform X4, whose amino-acid sequence is MAGTRSEFDLGASAAPPFGIREYAFADAGNLEHCAKYLNQTLVTFGFPASLDLFATDPVSIARTCNCIHSLLQQRQRDIEFRDASNEQRQRLQSDISRLEAKVERLEAQLAAKDRELATLTRTEAKKTASLKAQIDKLQQERDEYQKMVIGNQQVRTQQIHEMKKKEKEYIKLQERLNQVLMEKKKESRSGMEIMNLLQKEGRQRGTWNGKKADNDFYKMIVDAYEVKKQELMAENSDLRALLRSMQMDMRDFLNAPSGLSQQTSTVNERQDADSPQSPLGGRTDVFDLPFHMARDQIEESLRTKMASIKSRMVQLQDAQKGAELTCEATERELELEAQLVEARSIIQEQASIMSKHLAKNDKPSHFDAEREVTHSTSAEVL
- the LOC135678311 gene encoding uncharacterized protein LOC135678311 isoform X1, with the translated sequence MAGTRSEFDLGASAAPPFGIREYAFADAGNLEHCAKYLNQTLVTFGFPASLDLFATDPVSIARTCNCIHSLLQQRQRDIEFRDASNEQRQRLQSDISRLEAKVERLEAQLAAKDRELATLTRTEAKKTASLKAQIDKLQQERDEYQKMVIGNQQVRTQQIHEMKKKEKEYIKLQERLNQVLMEKKKESRSGMEIMNLLQKEGRQRGTWNGKKADNDFYKMIVDAYEVKKQELMAENSDLRALLRSMQMDMRDFLNAPSGLSQQTSTVNERQDADSPQSPLGGRTDVFDLPFHMARDQIEESLRTKMASIKSRMVQLQDAQKGAELTCEATERELELEAQLVEARSIIQEQASIMSKHLAKNDKPRRLSSHFDAEREVTHSTSAEEV
- the LOC135678311 gene encoding uncharacterized protein LOC135678311 isoform X3, with translation MAGTRSEFDLGASAAPPFGIREYAFADAGNLEHCAKYLNQTLVTFGFPASLDLFATDPVSIARTCNCIHSLLQQRQRDIEFRDASNEQRQRLQSDISRLEAKVERLEAQLAAKDRELATLTRTEAKKTASLKAQIDKLQQERDEYQKMVIGNQQVRTQQIHEMKKKEKEYIKLQERLNQVLMEKKKESRSGMEIMNLLQKEGRQRGTWNGKKADNDFYKMIVDAYEVKKQELMAENSDLRALLRSMQMDMRDFLNAPSGLSQQTSTVNERQDADSPQSPLGGRTDVFDLPFHMARDQIEESLRTKMASIKSRMVQLQDAQKGAELTCEATERELELEAQLVEARSIIQEQASIMSKHLAKNDKPSHFDAEREVTHSTSAEEV
- the LOC135680098 gene encoding early nodulin-like protein 4, producing MDSTEAYIFDAGGRDGWVLHSSESYGDWAKRNRFQVADTIVFKYEKGEDSVLVVSKQDYDAYDVSKPIQKLDGGDSVFKFDRSGPFYFISGTPGNCQRGQKLVVVVVMAVRHCPPISSPPSLPLSPPPVSSPASPPPPFPEPIIQPNTILNGPLAFTDVCCSRGKDTSRTLPIDNDQHSSVGTYQWCLKPIPVSPVTITLGGMQHPAIPSPA